The DNA sequence AATACACTCAAGTCTTTAAAAACAATGGGATAATGCAATTTTTAAAGATGTAATTCCACCAAAACCATCACCAGTAATaatcatatcatcaacatataaggaTAACAAAATACGTCCTGCATTGGTTTTTCTGACAAATAATGTAGAATCACGATGACTAGCAACAAAACCAAGACAGATAATTACTGTAGAAAACTTCTGAAACCAACCACGAGGTGTTTGTTTAAGACCATATAGGGCTTTTTAAAGTTTGCGAACTTCACCAGATTTGTGAGAGACACCTAGTAGTAGAATCATGTAGACTTCCTCATGTAGATCTCCATTCAAAAAGACAttcttcacatccatttgaaaaATGTTCCATTGAAAAATAGAAGCGACAACTATAAAGGTACGAACAGTAGTCATCTTTGTCACAAGAGCAAATATTTCGTCATAATTCATGTTATACTCTTGGGTATATCCTTTAGCAACAAGTCTAGTTTTATACCTTTCAACTAAGCCATCTGATTTTGTATAGCCAACAAGATCCAATAGGATGTTTTCCTGGTGGTAATGGAACTAGATCCCATGTATGAATATGATGTAGGACAGTAAGTTCCTTAACCATTGCTTTCTGCCAAAGTGGATCACAAAAACCTCTCTATAGGATGAAGGTTCATGAAGACAATGAATAGAGGCAACAAAAGCAACAAATGAACCAGAATAAGAggaataaacaaaaattgataattGAGTAGACTTACGATTACGACTAGGTCAAACATGTGACAGAGGAACCACAACCTCAAGAGATGATTGAGCAGACATAGTAAGGAAATCAAAAGGTACAACCTCTGGTACGATGTCTATAATTGGTGCTAAGATAGGTTCTGGAGTTGGTATGGAAGTAGGTGTAGTGTCATCAATATCAAAAGGATCAATTTTAATGACTCAGGTGTAGTCAAATAATGTGAGCTAGGTGGAacagaaaagaataaaatatgttCTAAAAACACAACATGACTTGAGACATACAATTTTTTAGTAATTGGATCAAAACAACAATATCTCTTTTGACTAAGATCGTATCCCAAAAAGTCACACAAAGTAAACttagttaataatttaatacGTTCAACATGtggttttaaaacaaaatagatacatccaaaaacataacaaatagAGTCATCAGGTACATGACCATACAATTTTTCAAATGGAGACTAATTAGAATTATGTGAAGTTGGGATCCGATTCACAACATGAGTTGTTGTAAGAATAGTTTCTCCCAAAAGACACTTGGAACATTAGTAGATAAAAAGAATGATCTTGCAGTCTCAATAAGATGACAATGTTTTCTTTCAACAACCCTATTTTGTTGATGAGTGTCAATGTAGGAGGTTTGATGTATAGATCTATTAGAGGCAAGTAAAGTGGTAAAATTATTAGAAGTGTACTCACCCCCAAGtcacaattaaatatttttatggtaACAGAGTGTTGGGTATTTACAACGACATTAACATTTCTAAAAATCGTGAGATAATTATATTGATGTTTCATTAGATAGATCTAAgtaaaacaagtaaaattatcaataaaagaGACATAATAtctaaaatcatcaataaaagagacattataaatatcatttaatttataaaattgatgagAGATATCGAATAAAATACTttcactataaataataaaagatttgaaaaatcGATAGGAATGTTAGTGATCAGTTTTCAACCCTAagttaaaatacaatattaatatagTAATGACGTTTGTAATTTACATACAgagattaaaataaagaaaaatattttatttctattaatatattataaatgatattagattaaattatgttttttatctccattttcataagaaaatattaatttggactctttttttatttgtctcaatttggtctttattttgaaatttttgatgCAATCAGATTTTTTCCATTAGTATTGTACTGACACGTTAAAGAAGTGTCACATGACAGTTTcgtagtttttttaaatttttttatttaaaaaataaataaataaattgacatGTGTAAAGTTGATGTTGTGCCACATGGTAATgacagtgacagtgccacgtgtcactgtcaccccatgtgtcattttctcatcttaatttggttcctatattttagttttgtctAAATTTagctctaattttttttaaattgaacaattttgttcttttccaaattaagacaaatatatatatatatatatatatatatatatatattatattatactcatatttttattataattgaattttttattcaaattgatatttttattatatatttttaacaaaattgagtttatttaaatttatattttacattcgaatttttttaattgttttagaaatttaaatttattttttaaaattatttaaaattaatttaatattttacatttgaattgatatcttgttatttttaaaccaactcaaacatttgtataaaaattattgcattttacacatttttaaaatatacaattatataaaatataaattcaaataaaaaataatattaaagtatgatgtaataaaatatcataacaaataaagttcaatgtaaaatataagttttaaaagaCTTCAAAAAGTTGATAAATTATTTGAGATGCAATTAATAAACAAGTTTAACATATTTGTTAgttggaattaattttttttttaattaacattacTTACTATAAgtaactttaaaacaattttaaataaagttcaatgtaaaatataaatttaaataaacttaattttgttaaaattatttaataaaaatatcaaatttaattaaaaaatataccatttatataaaaattaaatttagtttcaatttggagagagacaaaCTTgctcatatttattaaaaaatgagattaaattgaaacaaaataaaaatataagaaacaaattGAGACCGAGGAGATGACACCTAGGGTGACAATGACATGTGGCACTGCCACCGCAACATCACACTGTCACTACCACGTGACATAATGttaacttgacacgtgacaaatttttaacttttttaaaaaattaaaaattcaataaaatcacAAACTGACACATGACACTTCTCTAACGTTGTTCGTACAATACTAACGGAAAAGACAACttgattacattaaatttttcaaaatagggaccaaattaatatttttctatgaaAATAGAGATCAGAGGAATAATTTAaccataatattatatatatatatatatatatattatgaaataaacattaaatacaaaaaaaattgttaaatatataatagtgtcattattaaatacataatagtgtcattattaaatattaatacatataattaatgtagaagaatataataataaaagaacttCTACAGtcaaataatagaaaattagaaaaaacttataaaatacaGTGGTTTAGTTTTTGTTACATCAagtcaaaatattatatcaaaataatatttatacaaataataaatttgatctcaatttagaTATTGATAATATTGTTCAATTCTAAAACAAAATTcagattaaatttaataaaaagtaaatttaagaATTGAATCAAGTGaacaaaaaaactcaaataaaaacaaaaatactacAAACTGATACACATTACATATTTATACAAATCTAAGAAAAATgacctaatttaaaaattgagacttaattaaagaaaaaaaaaaggaccacgttgaataagataaaaaaaaatagaaaccaaaagagtattttaatctttattttaaacattaataaaatatcatgtattttaaatgaattatattatgacattataaaatattaatttacattaatatatataattaatttgtttgtttttataataaatttttggaATATTGTATTTAAATGTATATGACATGAGAATTTAAATAAGCAGTTGAATCATTTATTAAATgcatagtaaaaatattatatgaaaattttctagTAAGGACGGATGGAGAAGAATACGAAGACAAAGATGATAAGTATTGAGAGAAGAAACATATGATTAGTAATAGTAATAGGAATAATACCCTAAAGATTTAATTAGTCTAATTAATGTAAAGATGAAATTTAAGTTTAAGAAGTTGAACATTaaatactataaatataaacaGTCTGTAGttatagtttcaatcaatttttATCTGTCATCAGAATATGTTATAATACATTTGTTAATTAACTGTAGTTAAGATATTATGAGAAAAActaataatgatcaatttaatgAGTTTTGGTTTTGGTGACATTTAATAAAGCTTCATGCATGTGATGTATAGTAACAtagaattgaaagaaaaaaagtagtCACAGTTATCATTATTTCATTATGAATGttatggtaaaaaaataaaagggagATTGAAagtcatttaattaataattaacactatagattatttaaatttgagtgaaaaataaCATCATTTCAATCAGAAATATAGAATCTATCCGGTAAAATAGTTAATAACTcatttcattaatttataaatttaattaaacaaaaatatttataattactttagaggtaatttgttttagaaaatttcaatttataaattacaaattataattagattttagcttatgaatattttttgtcttatattttaatatgtgcATGTATTATTATCTATTTACATATAAATACTTATGATAATGTTACATAAAAGTTAACATGGGACTATTTTATTATAGgttgaataaatttttaatcttttatacatttacatatataaaattaatattataaattaaagtaataaatgtaatttaaattttaaaaaaacacataataactaaatttggttgataatcattattagatcaacttatttaaataaaataactatataaataaaaaaatatacaacttttaaaaaataaataataactttaataaatttacttattaaaaaatctggaattataattatatagaaatatttttattttaaaaatacaacttttctttaagtaaaatttatataattatactttcatatttattaactaatttattatCTCATTTAGTAAACACTCATTATTAAATAAGTTACTTATTTATTGTCTTAGAAATACCTGGAAATTAGTTAATACTTTTTGAAGTATAAAATTCAAGCTGTGAGTGACCAAACAGATGAAGAAAAGGACGTCTAAGGGAGTCTTTGTCgtaatatttcaattaaaaaataactttaatcaAAAATACCACGTGGAGTTATAGTTGAATTTTACACGTGGAGTTATGATCTTATAATATGAGTTTTACACGTAGAGTTATGGTCTTATAATATGAATTTTACACGTGAAGTTATAGTCTTATAATATGAACTTTGCACGTGCAGTTACAgtcttataatataatttttacgcGTGTAACTGCTCTATTTATCTTATTATCGAGCTATATTTAGAAAGAAGAATCAACCTTGAAATTCGAGGAATTGATGctaaataatcataaattataaattactgCATGTAAAGTTTGAAGTTTCTTGACCGAATAATTATCCATTATTCTTCTTTGTAATGGGTGTGAACAATTTACGGGTGATTCGATCcacgttttaaaataaaagttcacACATCATAAatggtttaaaaaaaaattgacaagaaaataacatgcataaaactaaaaaaaaagtacaaaagtaataatattttctttgcgtatattatattattttatattcatatctagaatatattatctttatatttatattcagaatatattatctttaaatttatcttctttgtgttttttataattcatttctttgaatttataatcttacattttttatatctttttttataatatatatatatattatataaagtaGGTGAGAGTCTAATAATGCTTAGTGATTAGTGGTTTATTTAAGGCATATTTACACATTCAAACTATTATGTTCacttcataaaataaatttttcaatctaattgaattttgaattttggatCATAGGCATTCTCTCATTCTCAGTTCTGTTGATAATCTTGCAAGGTGTGTTGGTTTGAATAAAACAAAGGTTTGTGATGTGTCCTTCTTCTGTAATTAGTTTTATGCCTAAAAGTACATTTAGGAATTCATTTTTTGGTTCTCTCTAATTGAATCTTTTACTGTGCATTACATTTTTTCTCTCTGTTTCAATTATTGGGCTATGAtcaatatataactaaaatctTTGCAAACATGTTGTCTAATTTATAATAAGTTTGTGATATGCCACACAGTCATTATTACtagaaaaataacaattagATGCTTAAAAAGAACACACCTAAttgataactttttataataataaaataatatatattaaaattataaattaatatatatatatatatatataattaaatattattattttgattgtaatatagattttttttaagtcaTCTAAACATATCAGTACTCCATTTTAATACCTAAAGAAAGAGGTATTAGGAACTTTGCTTCTTGTACAACATTTTTCTGCAATTGATTTTTTCACTCacattttctccttttctttattttgttattttgaaaaatggtGGTTATAGGAGTAATTAGAGTCCGTgtatagttaatttttattcataaatggtGTTTACACTTTGTCTGGTAGTTAAGAGGGAAGGAAAAGGGAATGTCAGGATAAACATTAAGGattcatattatttttgtttttcacacaaaatatctttatcatcattttttttttacaaagtaTTCTCTCTTTAtcaattattgtaaaatttacCTCTTCCagtatttttcacaaaataatttatgtagtGTGCATCATATTCTCTCTAgtgttcttttcttttataataaatgcATAACAGTTAGTCCAATAGGCAGTCAAAATAgttgatttaatatatatttataatagagtAGTAAAAAgcttaaaatgtattaataataattaagattaaTGAGGCACATTAATATATAGGGATTAATTATAGTTTGAAAGGAGTTTAggttaatataaataagtagcttaattatattaattcttattcaaaataaaaatcttaaatgTGTTATAGATTAGATAGGAATATAATCAAAAATATAAGAGTTGCCCTATAGAAGCATGTGTAAGAGGGAGATGATTGGTCTCTGATCCTATTTATACTGTATCATATGTGCCTCAAAACAGATCCCTCAATAACACAACCCTTCTGTCACACTAACATCATTCTCTCTATTCTCTTTCTCGAGCACACAcattccctctctctctctctctctttctctcatacACATCAAACCATATATCACCACCGATTAGAAATCTTCAGCCATCAAGAAATAAATCCAACCACCATCACCATTGAACAAATCGAGCAAGACAACCTACGATACTCCAAGGATCtcacttttttgttttcctccacGTATGTCAATCATCTCATAGTCGTCCCTTCTTCTTCGGATCATGCACAATTCTTGAaaccctttatttattttttctctagaACTGGAATCTATTTTCCTTAATTTTGTCGCCGGTTTCTCGTTGAGAATGATGTAAAACTGGCGTGTTTTCATTTTTTGCTTCTTTCAGTGACATGCACCATGCTGGTTACGTGATAACGGAGGTGTTCGTCGTGTTTTCTTTGTTGTGTATGTTTGTTTACGAGTGTGTCATTCTCAGAGGCGATAGATATAAAGACAATAGCAATGGCGAAGGAACTCATGAAGGTCAACTTGAAGAAGCTCTCAGAAGCGGTGACATGTTATTTGTGCAAGAGATGGCTGAGAAACGCAGCCACTATAACAGAATGCTGTCATAGCTGTAAGTGTTTCCTTTTCTCTTCTACCTGTTTCTCTGTGCTCTTAtgctttttcaatttatttttttttatgctgGTGAACTAAtttcttgtgtttttgtttgtattttttttcccttttatgtttttgggaGATCTAATGTCTCATCTCTCTGATTTATGGTCAGCTTTTATAAAGTGACTTTATTgaaaaggacagaaaaactCAAAATTCGTATAAACACTGAGTGTAAATTTTTTAGTCGTATCTAaatcaaaaattttgattttcggCTAGGTTTTTATGTGATGTTTATCTATTGTGTCTTTAAAATAGATCGATGGTCGGTCATGgatcttgaaattttaaaatatattaaaaagatttttaaagtattaaaagattttatttttaattttataatagaGAACACTTCCAAAAAAACTCCATAGATAATCTGACCGGTGTCAACGCATGCATCAAGGATAGAGTTCTGGCAAAATGGCATACTGTATATTTTACATCATATTCTTATGCAGatgattcaaaaaaatatatttttataaaaattactgAGTTAAAATGTATAGACTTAACTATTTCTAAGTTTACATGTAAAGGAACAAGGTATGACTAATTTTTAGCGGTGAAATTAGCAAatatatatctctctaaataGTCAGCAAATTCACATTGTATCTGGTAATCTGAAAAATGATTCTTCTTTGAGAAATTTAGAAGGGTCCGCTAGAAACTATGCTCTAATATCTATCATAAAAACCTCCActcattgttttttcttttccataaaCATTTCTGTTTCCAAATCTGTATGCAAGTTGCAAGTCTAATTCTTGAGTTTTTCAACAGTTTGCAGGGAATGTATAGAAAAGAAGTTAATAGATGAGAAATTAAATCATTGTCCGGTTTGCAATACAGACTTGGGTTGTTCTCCACTCGACAAATTAAGGTAGTCACAATGAACATGGTACTTCCATATAGTGCTGGCAGATTGTTCTAATATTCTCTCTGTTTCAGTTGCTGGTGTCACATCATTCAATCATGGGTTGTAATTTGAATCATCACTATATGATTGTAttgttaaaacaaatttattttccatGAAATTACTTGATCTTCAGTGTGGAACCAACCATACAGGGATCTACCAAAAAGTAAGGTTGTTTGTAACTAGTGAATGAGATATCTGATTGTTTGAATCAATGCATGCACTGAGAAAGAAAATTGATGTGATCaattttgcttcttctttttcccTGCTCTTATTTCTATTTGATGGTTGAAAatcttgttgttttctttttctcctagTCCTCGGAGTTTTCCTGCATTTTGCCTGACTTCTATGCTGTTTTGGGATGAACAGGTCAGATACTCGTAAGCAAGATTTGAGGGACAAAATTTTCCCACCTCAAGATTATAATGATGAGGAACCTGCCGATAAATtggtagaaaaaataaagaagaatttaGTTTTGTCATCACAACCCAATAGAGAAATATCCAAATCTGGTTTTAGAAAAGAAGCAGATCTTTCATCTCCCAAACCTGATAAAGTGGAAGATGCAAAGGAAGATGAAAAGCAGGGTGAGGCTGAATTTGGGGAAGAAGGTGCTACAATTGGATCCGCTAGAAGAGCGAAAGCTGCGGcaagaataaaatttatctGCCCTGCACAACCTTCAGGAAAAGAAAAGACAGAGGGTGATCAGCCTCGAGTTGAAACTTCCAGCGGAACTCTCAAAATCAGAATTCCGGTAAAGGTTACACATTTTTTCTTATCATGTAATCTTTATCAGGTTCTTCTTTCTTAATCCTCAGTGTGTCTCTCCTTTTAGGGAAGCTAATGTTATTTTGACCTTTTGTCTCTTAACTTCACATTTATGTTTTAGCACATGACTATTTCCTGTGATATGCAGAATCCTTCAAAACCAAACACTGAGTTAAGGAAAGAAAAGGCTGAAATGTTTGAGCCAGTAAAAAGCAAGGTGGGAGCTGGAAGAAAACGCAAGTCCCGTAATAATTCCACCATGCAAGAAAATGGTGCGACTTCAGTACCTGTGCACTCTAATGACGATGACCCTCAGGTTGGTATGGTCGAAATCGACAACCGTAGTCACAAAACTGATGGTAAGAAAAACGAGTCAATTCCTTCGAGCTCTGAATCAATGAAACCTATTGCGAGCATCCAAGAAAGAAGGCCAAAACTCTCGGAGGACTTGAACTTTCCAGCAGCAGCTGAAACTGATTCCGACAGTGAAAGCAGCAGAGAGTTtggtccaatctggttctgcttACTTGCTTCGGAAGAGAAGTGAGATTACGTTTCATGGCCTATTTAACATTCATAATCATATTAATTCTTGAATATCTAACCTTTGAATTTTCTTATACAGTAACGGACTTGAACCACTGCCACAACTATCTTCGTGTTACCTACGGGTCCAGTGAGTTCTATATTCCTATTTTCTGTTGAGTTTTTTTGTTGGCTGGTTTTTTAGTGCTTGAATGAGCTTGCCATGCCATGCTTGGAATAATGGCTTATCTGGCTGCTGTTGAATTGGTAAAAAGCTGTTTCTGTATATTCACTTTTATATGCTATAAACTATATTTTCACTGTCCTCCTCTGGCATCCCTTTATCCATATAAGTTCTTGTGTGATTCTGTATATGTGCCATATGATATCACTCTCATTCCTTATCCATCTACATTGTCAATTTTGGTTTCTCAGACATTTTTGTGattatatttatctttcttaTCAAGCACAAACTGGTATGGTATAACTGGTAACTTCCacaaataaatctttaaatcaTTACAGGGATGGCAATGTGACCGTTTCCTATATAAAGAAGTATCTGGTGAAGAAGCTCGGTCTTGCAAGTGAAAATGAGGTAAATTTGTTGTCTCTTTTTGTTGAAGCTTACACCTTAGTGAAACAATGTATAGCTATTTTTCAGAAGCTAATTGGTTTTTCTGGTTTACACTTTCAGGTGGAGATCTCATTATATGGGCAACCTGTTTTATCTTCATGGAAACTGAACAGCTTAGTAGACATGTGGTTGCGAGCAATGCCAAAGAATGAGATTGTGACAACTTTTGGAAGTTCAGCCAAGGATTTTATTATGGCTCTTTCGTATGGTCGAAAGGCTTAACACCTCAAACTACCCTCCTTGGTCTTAGagaatgtttattatttttatgtctaTTAGAAGCACCTAGCTTTTTTTATTGAACATTTGCGGTATATACATTATACCCTTGAGTTTACTATagattttgttgtttattggaattagattttctttttatgctatGATCCTTTTTATATGTTTcacttatttttcatttctcctGTGTTTGTTATTGCTTCTTTGGCTATCCACAAGAAAATATGAACCTTTTCAAAGTATATCCTATTCTTTTAGCGTGTTGATAGAAGTAAAGAGAGATGGATAAAAAGATAATGGAAGGAAAAAAATGAGTACATGtgataagaagaaaaagtagagaaaaagtTAAGGGGAAAATAAATGCacgacaataataataatatataataataataataataataataataaacaataatttttagaaaatatgcaTTACGGATCTCGCAGGCATTCAATGATGGTGCGAATGTGATTGTGCTTTTAGCAGTAGATTTACAAAATATATCGCAAGTTatgttatagaaaaaaaaatacaagtataaataatgatatgatgggaaaaataataaatgtttatcAAATGTTGTGTTTATATCATTAAatgttgtatttatattattaaatgttgtatttattttattaccaCTTACCGATATTGTTAGTTTGGcaaccaataattttttcatgaaaaatgatttattcaAACTCCTCGGGATACATACAAATCCCCTCAGAGGGAAAGacacaggaaaaaaaaaaaaagggaaagtgatggatagttagattaattGATCATGAGAGATggatataaaagaataatatagaAGTCAGGGTGTGCAAGAAAAACAGATTATTTA is a window from the Vigna unguiculata cultivar IT97K-499-35 chromosome 7, ASM411807v1, whole genome shotgun sequence genome containing:
- the LOC114190928 gene encoding E3 ubiquitin protein ligase DRIP1-like isoform X1, encoding MAKELMKVNLKKLSEAVTCYLCKRWLRNAATITECCHSFCRECIEKKLIDEKLNHCPVCNTDLGCSPLDKLRSDTRKQDLRDKIFPPQDYNDEEPADKLVEKIKKNLVLSSQPNREISKSGFRKEADLSSPKPDKVEDAKEDEKQGEAEFGEEGATIGSARRAKAAARIKFICPAQPSGKEKTEGDQPRVETSSGTLKIRIPNPSKPNTELRKEKAEMFEPVKSKVGAGRKRKSRNNSTMQENGATSVPVHSNDDDPQVGMVEIDNRSHKTDGKKNESIPSSSESMKPIASIQERRPKLSEDLNFPAAAETDSDSESSREFGPIWFCLLASEENNGLEPLPQLSSCYLRVQDGNVTVSYIKKYLVKKLGLASENEVEISLYGQPVLSSWKLNSLVDMWLRAMPKNEIVTTFGSSAKDFIMALSYGRKA
- the LOC114190928 gene encoding E3 ubiquitin protein ligase DRIP1-like isoform X2, translated to MAKELMKVNLKKLSEAVTCYLCKRWLRNAATITECCHSFCRECIEKKLIDEKLNHCPVCNTDLGCSPLDKLRSDTRKQDLRDKIFPPQDYNDEEPADKLVEKIKKNLVLSSQPNREISKSGFRKEADLSSPKPDKVEDAKEDEKQGEAEFGEEGATIGSARRAKAAARIKFICPAQPSGKEKTEGDQPRVETSSGTLKIRIPVKNPSKPNTELRKEKAEMFEPVKSKVGAGRKRKSRNNSTMQENGATSVPVHSNDDDPQVGMVEIDNRSHKTDGKKNESIPSSSESMKPIASIQERRPKLSEDLNFPAAAETDSDSESSREFGPIWFCLLASEENNGLEPLPQLSSCYLRVQDGNVTVSYIKKYLVKKLGLASENEVEISLYGQPVLSSWKLNSLVDMWLRAMPKNEIVTTFGSSAKDFIMALSYGRKA